In Helicobacter bilis, a genomic segment contains:
- the dnaG gene encoding DNA primase, which yields MARFTEASLAHLYESIDIVDVITQYIDVRKVGANFMALCPFHDDKTPSMSISAIKGLYHCHACGASGNAIRFVMEYERLSFHDAAQKIAALFNVALAYEKGYAETKKSNLLPSLALFYHNKLFKHNDMLQYLFSRAINEDSINEFEIGYSGNSYDTLRFLDEQKLSRKEAVEYGVLTQGNDRDYARFANRIIFPIHSSTGVVVGFGGRTLSADKNVAKYLNSPQSKVFNKSKILYGYHLAKQMIYKQKSIIVCEGYLDVIMLHQAGFKNAVATLGTALNEGHLYLLNKDNPRIYMCYDGDNAGINAAFKAAKFLSQNSKDGGVILLQDGLDPADMIAQNKIELFKDALNNAMPFVEFVLRHIIKDFDINNPMQKQNALKACKEYLHTLTPFLQDEYKQKCASLLQISPIYLDTKSQKTNHVEMPKDSTNNFAEESILYNMLEHKEHFYFAINFLTKEHFQTYRHEFQLICNQDYDNDRIYALRFKTKAKILNDEEFKEQLRIFLLQYAQDMLPKIAISPIESSLKFQQIKALHENIAKLKRGELVSVGMV from the coding sequence ATGGCAAGATTCACAGAAGCAAGTTTAGCCCATTTATATGAATCAATTGATATTGTAGATGTTATCACACAATACATTGATGTGCGAAAAGTTGGTGCAAACTTTATGGCATTATGCCCTTTCCATGATGATAAGACACCTAGCATGTCAATCAGTGCGATAAAGGGCTTATATCATTGCCATGCGTGTGGTGCAAGTGGAAATGCAATCCGCTTTGTCATGGAGTATGAGCGATTATCTTTCCATGATGCCGCACAAAAGATTGCCGCCCTTTTTAATGTGGCATTGGCGTATGAGAAAGGCTATGCTGAAACAAAAAAAAGTAATCTTTTGCCCTCTCTTGCCCTATTTTATCACAACAAGCTTTTCAAGCATAATGATATGTTGCAGTATCTTTTTTCACGCGCTATTAATGAAGATTCTATCAATGAGTTTGAGATAGGGTATAGTGGCAATAGTTATGATACCTTGCGTTTTCTTGATGAGCAAAAGCTAAGTCGCAAGGAAGCGGTTGAATATGGTGTTTTAACGCAAGGCAATGACAGAGATTATGCGCGTTTTGCAAATCGCATTATTTTCCCTATACATTCAAGCACAGGCGTTGTTGTGGGTTTTGGTGGCAGGACTTTGAGTGCTGATAAAAATGTGGCAAAATATCTTAATTCCCCACAAAGCAAGGTGTTTAATAAATCAAAGATTCTATATGGCTATCATTTAGCAAAGCAGATGATTTATAAGCAAAAAAGCATTATTGTATGTGAAGGCTATCTTGATGTGATTATGCTACATCAAGCAGGATTTAAGAATGCGGTAGCCACACTTGGGACAGCCTTAAACGAGGGACATTTATATCTATTAAATAAGGATAATCCGCGAATATACATGTGTTATGATGGTGATAATGCAGGGATTAATGCTGCATTTAAAGCAGCAAAATTTCTCTCACAAAATAGTAAAGATGGCGGGGTTATTTTGCTGCAAGATGGGCTAGACCCAGCAGATATGATCGCACAAAATAAAATCGAGCTTTTTAAAGATGCCCTCAACAATGCAATGCCTTTTGTGGAATTTGTGCTAAGGCATATCATTAAAGATTTTGATATAAATAATCCCATGCAAAAGCAAAATGCACTAAAAGCTTGCAAGGAATATTTGCATACCCTTACACCCTTTTTGCAAGATGAGTATAAGCAAAAATGTGCGTCATTATTACAGATTAGTCCCATTTATTTAGATACAAAAAGTCAAAAGACAAATCATGTAGAAATGCCAAAAGATAGCACAAATAATTTTGCTGAAGAAAGCATTTTATATAATATGCTAGAACATAAAGAGCATTTCTACTTTGCAATCAACTTTTTAACAAAAGAGCATTTCCAAACATATCGCCATGAATTTCAACTCATTTGTAATCAGGATTATGATAACGACAGAATCTATGCCTTGCGATTTAAAACTAAAGCAAAGATTCTAAATGATGAAGAGTTTAAAGAACAATTGCGTATATTCTTACTCCAATACGCACAAGATATGCTACCAAAAATTGCTATTTCACCCATTGAATCTAGTCTAAAATTCCAGCAAATAAAAGCCCTGCATGAAAATATCGCAAAGCTAAAAAGGGGAGAGCTTGTGTCGGTTGGTATGGTGTAG